The genomic DNA GGATGCTGCCGCCGAATGGTCGTGGCCGAGTCTAATGATCCGCAGTGGAGAGAGACATGAACAATTTCTTCTTGCCTTGTGGGGCAATTCATAGCGAATCTACCGCATTCCGTTGCCTATTGCATGCACGGCGTGGCCGGCCTCCATATCCCACAATCAGTAAACCTTGTGCAGTGGACGATCAATATTGAAGAGCCACTTTGTGACATCTCACTGAGCCATAGCAGAGACGCACAAGCGTGACCATGATAATTTCGTCGTACCACCTGTTGTGGTTGGCTTTGGTGGCCTTCATTTTGCAGTATGTTGCTGGGATAGTGTCAACGCGTCAACGGAGACAGGGCGCCAAGGTGCCGCCGGGACCAAAAGGTATACAACAAGTCAATCCACGTCTTGAACACAGTGGCTAAAGGAATCAAAGGATGGCCATTCCTTGGAAGCGCGCCAGCTCTGGCTGCCGTTGACACCAATGGGATAATCGGTATCTTCAAGAGCTGGGCCGAGCAATATGGCTCCATCACTCAGTTCAGCGCCATGGGCGACAAGCAAGTCATTCTTACCGAGGATAAGGACGCAAGAGAGCTCTTTGTCAGACGGGGGATCAAGTATTCTGATCGTGGAGCTCCTCATGCCGTCGAATACATTTCGATGAAACAGAATCCCGGTTTCAGGCCCAAGGATGGTAAGCATCTCGACCCAGTCACGACGAGAGCAGGGCTCTGAGTGGGTACTGACACCTTCAGATGGATGGCGCCGCCAAAGAAGCATGATCCAAAGCGCGATCAACATCACCTCCATCAATAAATACCAGAGTCTGATGGACGATGAAGCCACGTTCACCGTGAACGCACTGCTGCAGTCCCCGGACTCGTTTCATGGCGAGTTCTTGCGATATTCCTACTCCGTGTTGACGAGCTCGTTGCTCGGCTTCTCAGTCCGCAGTCCATCGGACCCTTTCATCCACCACAATGAAACCTTCACGGCCGAACTCATGAACTCTTTCCGTCCTGACTGCTTCCCGAGCAACGTGTTCCCTGTGCTCCGGAAACTGCCCATGTGGCTTCTGCCCAGCTTGAGAACGATGGAAAGGCTCCGGAAAGAGTATGTGGGCGAGATGTGGGCGTTCAGGAGGAAGATCGAGAAGCTCGTCAAGGAGGGCTCGGCGACAGAGTGCATCTATAAACATTTTCTCCTCCACCGGGATCAGTATAACGTCACCGAGGAAGAGTCGGTTCACACATTTCAGGCCATGATTGACGGTGGGACCCGCTCGCCCCACAACAACCTGCTAacattcctcttcctgaTGATGGAGTTTCCCGAGTGgcagaagaagctgcaagAGGAGGTCGACAGAGTCGTTGGCAGGGATCGAATGCCGAGCTATAGGGACATTCCTAACCTGCCTACTGTGAGAGCTATTGTCAAGGAAACAGTCCGATACAGAAGTATTGTCGCAGAAATGGGCATTGGCCATTGCCTGCAAACGGACGACATTTACAAGGGCTACTTCTTTGAAAAAGGCACTGTATTCAACGCTATATTTGCGTAAGTCATTGACTTCCTCGCTCTCTAGATATCCGCAGGTTCTGTGATTAATATCTATCAGGTCTATCCTTATGGACAAAGACACCTACCCAGACGGCAAACTTTTCAATCCTGCGCGCTGGCTGGAGCCTAGTTACCCGACTTACAAGGAACCCCTGACCACGTACCCAAACTGTCAGGGCTTTCCTGCATTCGGCTATGGTAGGCGGGCATGCCCGGGGGTTGACTTTGCGGAGAGAACCCTGGTCATAATGTTTGCGAAGCTGGGATGGACGATGAATATTCGATGGCCGAGGGATGAGGACGGTAACGAACTTCGGGAGGAATTACAGTATGAACCAGTGCCAGCGCCGAGGCCGTTGAAGTTTGGTTGCAGGCTTGAGGCTCGAGATGCTGACCGCGCCAAGATAGTGGAGGAAGCAGCGAAGCATTTGAAGTTGCAATGATATGAATGACTTTGCCATTAGATAGCACGAGCAACTCAAGTTCACCTAACTGCAGAGTCtgaatctatatctatctatgcACACTCCGTCATCGTCTATTCCAAAATCTCACGGCTATTGAAATCACGTCTCTTGCTCTCGAGATGGCAATCTCGTGCCCTCCACCCAGGACGTGAGTCTCCACGGCTTCTGCCCCCAGTATCTCCGCCGCGTCCGAGGCACATTCATCTCCCACAACGATAACGTCCCTCTCGGCCACGATCAGACAAACCTTGCCCCCTGGCAACCCAGGGAGAGCATCTGCTACTCGTCTTCTGGCCAGCTCGTCGGCCAAGACCCTCCACGTCCGGTCGTGTCGTCGATAGACCAGGGCGCTGCGGAGGGTACTCAGGTAGGACCGCACAAACCCTGCATTGGCTGCTAGCTGCCACCGGATCACATCTCCGACGGTGACCTGGGGCCGGTCCTGTGCAATTGGCACATCATCAAAAGCcacgtcgtcctcgtcctccatTTCCCCGGGAACATCCGCACAGGCCGCGCCGTTCCTGGGCTCCAAACTCTCCCGAAAAAGCCTGAGGCGTAGCCACTCGGGTATAACACGAGCAGAAGAGTATAACATTTTGTCTAGAGGCTTCATGTGCGACGTGCGGATGAGGCCACCTGGACATACCAGAGTCACGGAGCGGAGCATCGTCGCGTGGTAGGCAGCGAAAGCGACGGCGATGGAGCCGCCGAGAGAAAAGCCGATCATATGGAAGGCAGAGGCGCCCGTCCAGGATAGCGGGGACGAAGCGAGCACAAGCAACACTTGTGTGGTGTAGAGTCTTGCGTCAAAGACGAGGTCATTCGGCGCATCGGAGTAACCGCGACCAAACAGATCTCCAGTCGTGTCTCAGCCGGTCACTGCCAAAGGGCGCAGAACAGATAGAACTTACCGTACATCATAACCCTGTAGCCTCTGCGAACCAACTCTTTAGCCATATCACCCAATGCTATACAGGGTGTACCAAGGCCGTGCACCAGTAACACCTTTTCCCCATCCTCAGGGCCCCATTCGAACACGTGGATTGTTCCGTATACAGTCTTGAACTGCCTGCTGCCGGGGAATGCGTCGATCGGGTACACTGGTTTCGGGAATGTTTGTGCTCCTGGCGCCGCCGGTCCCGATCGCGCAGGAGTAAAGGTCAGTTCTTCTGGCGTGTGTTGTATATCCTCGAGCGATGCGCGGATCTGTCTGTACAAGTAAACCGATAATGGTGCGGAAAGGAGAGTGATGACTAGTGCGAGTCCGAGGTCCATGATAAACAATAAAATGCCTACACGCATGTAACGCTGGCATTGAACCTTTAGAACCCTGCACTTTTCTACATATATAAAGTCCCTCAGCGTCCATTTTCGGAATTCCTAGGCGGCAATCGATGCACCGTACCCCTTAGCTCACCTGCAATGCGTCGGTCCTGCATCAGAATGCCCGAAACACGACCGCCGAGAGGTCCGAAGTCATTTCTGATCTGTCTGATCTGTCTGATCTGGGTCTGGTTGGCAGAGCGCGTAGTCTCCACCTTTCCAGGCTATGGGGGCAGAAGTCTTGCCACTGCGTGGTGATTTGTTCCTAATGAGGACTTCACTTTGCCTTAGCGCCATAGAGGACTTGGACGGTATGATAGCTCGTAGCAGATGACCAGGTATGCTTTCATTTCCATTTATATTCTGACGCGGTCTGATCATCTAGCACCTGCCTGGAACCTCTACTGGCAGAATCTACGCCAATTTCAACACCGAGGTACATATAGGGCGAGTGGCTAGATCTCAAACAGTGcggttttcttcttttgcagcCCTAAACTAACATTCTAGTGGCCATGTCGATCTCATGTTCTCCCAAGCACTAGCCGGTCTCAGTCACTAAATCCAAAGATACACCGGATGTCCAGTCCCACGTcattgctgcagatgctACGGGGTTACGGGATTATGGGATGTGGTTCGGCAAAGATGTGCCTGAATCGCTCGAAGCCTATGCGAGTGTCAACATGTGTCCTACATGGCCGCTGCGATTGGAGCAGAATGTTTAATAGATTCATTGGAATGTATTGGAAAGATATTCAGAGCAACGAATCTGCCTAAGCCTGCGTAGCCTCAATAGCAACAGCAGCACCGTTCTTCGGGACGGTCTCAGGCTTCTTTTCAGGCGGATTGTTGGTCAGCTTGGGCTCATCCAGAAGCTGAAACTTGTCGGTCACAGCCGCATAGATGGGCTGATGGCAAACCATCTCGTACCAGCGAGACACGTTTGGATTCTGCTGCCTCCAGGCTTTGCCGTAGAAGAATTGGAAGCCAAGCGAGATGTTTCCCGCACAGAACAGATCAGCAAGGGAGAGCTGGTCGCCAACGAGGAATGTGCGGTCCTGCAAATACTCCTCGACCACATCGACGGATCGTTGGGTCATGTTGGCGAAGAACTCCACCTGGTCTCTGTCGTACGGAATCACACCCAGCTGGGGCAGTAATTGTTGGGTCATAAGGATGACTATCTCGGTGTTGAAAAAAGACATCCACTTGATGATCTCCGCGTattccttcttgtcctttccGAGAAGAGTGGTTTGTTCATTCTGAGAAGTGACTGATGAGGGCTGTCAGTTCTCGATCACGCCCACAGGATATCGTAACTCACTGTAGAGAGCAATGGCCATGCATTCAAACAGCTTGAAGCTATCGGCACCTTGAAAGGCAGGGACCTTGCCGAGCTTGCTGATACTCAGATGGTCAGGAGTTCTGGGGGTTTCGCGAATATCCAGGTCGAGTCCATTCGCTTTGGCGACAGCTTTGATTGCTATTGTTCGGCACTGGTCGCCCTAGGGATTGTCACTACCGATTTATCCAACACGATGGTTCAATTAGCAATGTACTTACAGGGAATGTGTACAAGGTTCCAAAAACCATTTTGACGACTAATCTGTCTCTGCTCTGAGAATcgccttctcttctctagGGCTACCGGTAGACAAGTAAGCCTGTATATAAGGCATCTAGTATGAGTGGTTGTCGTGCTTTCGGACCTTCACTGTTGATTTTCGGACGGATGACTGATTGCAGTTTAGCGTCATGATCTTTATCTGTGTTGCAAATGCGAATCCCCATGAAATCCGTAGTCTAGAACCTGCTTATATTCGACTACCGGTCTCTAGCTATGCCGAGCGCAATGGTACTCTCCTCCCATAATCTAGTTGATGTAACCAGGCTCTTAATGTATGTAGCATGAACATGCGATTAGGGAATAATTCCTAGTGGCGCCCTAGCTGGTTGGTGACAAGACATGTCTAAGGCAATATGGCATGGATAGCAGGCAGTATTTCGTAACCTATGTCTAGACCTATGAAGATTAGGACTTTGTACCTTGGAGATATCGGCAATATTGAAGCTTCTAGCATCTAATAGATTATTGCTATACGGGAGGTACTTTTATGGGTGCACTAGGCATCAGGAAAATATATAACAAGAGCTCTAACTCGTAGTCCGCATTATATATAATTCTCCTAAAATTTTTACTCCCCCAAGAAAATCCAATCCGGAGTTACAAGATCAAGGTCCAAATCATCCAACCACCTCAAGAAATCTTCGCTCGCGAGTTCTAGCCCCAGATTTGCATCCAGTCGGGACAATAGTGTGAGGTCCGTTTCTATACACTCATGTGCTCTCCCATTCAATGGAACACCAATTGGCTCCAAAATCCCGCGTCATACTCCTTTGTGACAGTGCGAGCATCCGAAATGGGCGGGATCCTTCCCCATCGCAGGGGATTTAACCATCGGTACCACGGTGAGCGGGTGTAATCGCTGGGAAAATCTCCCGACTTGTCCATGATGGGCTCTGGTGATGGACGTTCGATAACCAAGGGACAATGGCCCGTTATGGCCACTATATAGAGGCTTCCACGGCGCAGAAACCCCACACAGAGTAGTGGTCCATGATTGTATTTGCGTCTCGATCCAGTAGATTTCGGACTTGTTGACCTTCGGAATGGATATTGCACGGAATGATTCGCCATGAGACGACAGTCCCTCCAAAGTCCGAAGAGCAGATATTACCAGTCACATCTAATTGAGGTTCCAAAAACATCCAGTCATGGCCTTCTTTTTGTAACAGCAGTTCCCCGTCATTTCTTGAAAATATGAAGTTCCCCACTACAGCATTTGCAGCATAAACTGCTCAGGGAGAACTACCTGCTGGGAATGAAGTTACAAGGTTCTGTACATTATTTCAGGTCTTGCCTGACTGTCCCTCTTCGTCAGCACGTCCAAGGTTCACCTGTCCTATATGTATATTTGAATGAGGAGTGGCTTCCAAGGAACACGCGATGTGCTGTGCTGTATTCCTGCTCTATTCCCAAGACAAGAACACAACATGGCGTGAAGTCATTCTAATTGGGAATTAGAGATCCCTAGAATGTCTAATTTACCGTTAACCCCTCTCCCATCCCCTTCACACAGTATgatttctccctcttcttatACATTTATCCGGCCACAATTACAGGTTAACTAATCTACCTCTAGTCCTTTGGAAAGGTAAGTTCATAAACTAACAGACTAACCCTTTCTAGCACTATGAATTAACAGTGCACTAAGATAACCTCGGAAGGCTAATAACTAGCACCATACACATCGTACAATACACTAATACGTCAGTGGGGCAATATTGATGCCAGGTATTTGCTGTTCTAGGTGATAAATCAGCATAATTAATGTCTTAAATCTTCAATCTGTCGTTCGGGGGATGGAGGATTATGTCCTGCACGTGACTGAGTAGGCTGACACCATTACACCGACTTCCCTAGTGCTGAGGGAATCAAACGACCCTACATGCAATTGACTTGTTTCTTTCCGTCTAACAGTAAACTTCCATCGTCATTATCTGTCGGAGATTGAAATCATTCTCTAGCTCCTCCACTGCAGCTACCATTGGCCAATGGCACCGGCCATGTTGAACAAAAATCGAGTGTGGACGCGGGGAGAGATTGAGGGATTGATAGCAGAGGACCATAAGATCATCATATTGGGGGATCAGGTACTCAAGGTCGACGCGTGGCTACCATATCATCCAGGGGGCATTAAATCCATATTACACATGGTGGGCCGGGATGCAACGGATGAAATAACCGCATTGCACTCCAAGGAAGCACAGGCACATATGCAAAAGTATGTGATAGGAAGAATACATGGGAAATGGGAAAATTTTTTGCCTCCGATACAGGGAGGGACATTCAGGATGCTGACATCGAAAGACGTCGACGACGAAGCGccatctgctgaagaagatgtcAGCTCATCTGGACAATCaacaccaccatcaacaatcTTCGATTCCGATGAGACAGGAGACCAAGTTCATCTGAGGCGTGTAGGAATCGATACACCCATGTCCCGAGATTCATCATTATCCCCAACAGAGCCAGAGCTCAGCAGATACAAATCTGCGGAAGCATCAGCTGCCCACGCGATATCATCCGATCTCTCCAAATATCCTCGTCTGGATAAGAAGTCCCAAGACGAGGTCGCCTCAAAGTACCGCCAGCTCGACGAAAGACTGCAATCCGAAGGGCTCTACGATTGTCCATATAGTTCATACGCTGTCGAATCTATTCGATACTTGGTTCTCTTCGTTCTCTTTGTGACATGTCTTCACTATTCCTATTACGCTCTTTCGGGCCTTTTCCTTGGACTACTCTGGCACCTGCTTGCATTCACCGTCCACGACGCCGGTCACCTAAGCATAACGCATGGATTCCACACCGACAGCTGCATCGGGATTTTCATTGCCGATTTCCTCGGCGGTCTATCAGTCGGTTGGTGGAAGCGGAACCACAATGTGCATCACATAGTAACCAACTCGCCCGAGCACGATCCGGATATCCAGCACATGCCCTTTTTCGCCATCTCCTCTCGGTTCTTTGGTTCCTTGCGCTCGACCTACTACGATCGCGATATGAAGTTCGACACTGCAGCGCGTTTCTTCATCAAGTACCAGCATTACCTCTACTACCCCATACTATTATTCGGTCGTTTCAACCTGTACCGCCTAGCATGGGCATATCTCCTCGACCCGGCACAGGCGCCCCGCAAAGGCGCCGCATGGTGGCATCGTTACCTTGAAATGACCGGTCAGGTGTTCTTTTGGTACTGGTATGGCTTCCGGACGGTATACCTCTCGATCCCGACGTGGTCATCCCGCATCGTCTTTGTGCTCATCTCGCATATGGTCACCGCCCCGTTGCATGTACAGCTCACACTCAGTCACTTCGCCATGTCCAGCGCCGATCTGGGCGTCGATGAGTCGTTCGCGCAGAAGATGGTGCGCACGACCATGGACGTTGATTGCCCGCCGTGGCTGGACTTTCTACATGGTGGCCTCAATTTCCAGGTGGTGCACCATCTTTTCCCTCGCCTCCCGAGGCATAACTTGCGCCGGGCGCAGCCGTATGTCAAGGAATTCTGCCGCGACGTTGGAATTCCCTATGTCATATTCGGTTTTACGCGGGGGAACAAGGAAGTCATTAGTAGACTGGGTGAGGTTGCCGACCAATTGAGGGTATTGGAGGAATGCAGAAAGGTTGCTGCGAAGGATTTGATCGGGGGTCGCCATGGCCGTTGAGCAGGGTTTCCTTTTCGTTATCTCTCATAGAGGTACTATCAATATTTCATGTTGCTGCCAGACTATTACCAACTATAGACCATGGCGTGTGTTGCGGTTGTTGCGATTGTTACTGTGATGCAACATGAGGCAAGAGTTTCATTGCCCCTTGGTCCCGAGTCCATTTGCAACCTGGAAGATTTCCCTCCGACATGTAAACTATGATCGGCTGTCCTGGGGCTGTTCGAGGTCACCGGCAGCGACTATGTGCAAGTCTGGGAGAGTCAGTACAGTATGAACTAGTATACCTTTCACGGTGTAGCTGCAGTTGTATTAGATGTTGGATTTTGCCATACTTCGAACTTGACCCAGTATCTGGTGACTGGGTAGATTCTCAAGGGACTGGGCATATTCGACCATTTGATTGGAATAACATGCATATTATCGGCAACTCATTCAGAATCATTCATGAGCCAGTTTGGACATATAATTGAGTGGATCAAAGGGCGTACAGCCTCCTGTTCGTGACCCGAATGCGGCCCACATCATCCAAAGGCTACCTACCGAGGACGAGTATTAGTAGTCGTAGAGGTCTACTGCATCCTGTAAATAGACATCCACAAGCTTTGACATTTTGGGAATGGTTGGAAGACACTTGTTCGGCTTAAAGTCCCTCTTTCGTCAGATAGGTACTGTTTGGGCTTCTCGGAGTTGTCCAGATTTAGACAGGGCCTCTTCGGCCGTGCAGATTTACTTCAAGGCTGTTGCCGGATGCTGCACTGGTCTTTTTGTCGGCCGTGTCTACCATTGTGAGGAAAATGGTCGGTCTGCGTCATCCTGCTTGCATGAACGAAGATGGCTTAACAATATCGAAGGAGTCTATCGTTGTGTACTTATAGCAGCCCAAAGAGCAATGCCATTTGTAAGTCTAAAGCCTAAAATCACTCGACTCATAAATATGAATTAAGCCTCGTGCTTGGGGTATTCTCTAAACCCCAGGTTCATCCCTGGCATTGGCCAAGCGAAGGAGACTTCATAGAGATTACATATCGCTCAATCATTGATTTCATGGATCATGATCAGCCCGTCACTCAGCGAGAGCAACAAAACAGTATTTCTGTTGAAATCAGTCAAGGCAGCTCAGCATGTTCCCATCCTCACTAATATAAATGCTGAATTTCGCAAGAGTGCTTCAATAGGAGGAATCCCATGCCCTTAACTTACAAGAACACGATACCTTGCGCCATGATTAAGGCTGAGCAGATGAAAGGCCCAGTTTTGACCGAAGATAGTGCTCTTGAGTTTCTTGCTATAAATGGACTCCCGGGCCCCTATGTGTATGTGACAGAGACGCTTGGCTTGTATGCCGTCCAGTGGATTTTGACCATTGCTTCTCCACAGCAGAGAGTTTTATTCGGCGCTTGAAATAACGGACTGTGTCAGCTTCTGGCTTTGTgctttctcctccagaccGGGTGTCGAGCCTGTCCTATTCCAGGGCCGGGTTGACAGTCAGACTGTCACGCCGAGGGGATCTAATGGCTTTGGTAAAGTCGTGTAAGCTGGATCCTTAACCTTGGTAGATCAATCTTTGTAGCCTTCGATCCAATATTCGAAGTTCAAGGGAGAATACGGAGAGACGCTCAAACAAAGGCATGTCAAGCTCGCAGCAAAAATAAGGTGATTTACCGATGGACAACTAGAATCAGTTGTCAGAATTGCTCTGCAAGAGCTCAAGCATTGTCTTAGAGATCAGCTTGACGGAGCATGGCATGCAAGGTGACTATATAGATGTACATAGTGCTCCGTATCTCTGGTCGCCATCTGGTAAATTCACTAGAAGGTCACACACGATTCCCTGGACTCTTAAGGCCTCTCAGTCCACTATTATCCCTTTGTAGAGTAACAGGAATCTCCAGAGGTATATATCTAGCCTAATGGATTGGACTGAAGTCTAGACATCTGGCGGAGTTTGTTCCACCAGGTTGAGGATCCTCGACGCCAGACTGGGATATGCACGAATAATGACCACGTTAGCTGCTGTGATCGCTTACTCTGTTTCTGGCGCCAATAGTGAATTATAGAAGACCCAATGAGGATGCCGCTCTTCATGGCGTGTGGGTGATATCATACTTTGTCATAACCGGATCCTGAACATCAATAAATATATTCCGTTCCCTGAAACCAAAGACATTCGTACAAAGATCCCTGCCTAGGTCCTGCCATTTAATGCCTCCTATCAGTCATTGGAATACAACTAATCGATTATAGCTCTCCTTTGTGCTTAAAATGCCATCTGCAATTGTTACTGGTGCAACCGGTAAGTGCCTCTGTCAGCCGAATAACTCCCTGCTGATATTCTCGCTAGGAATCAACGGAAGTGCTATTGTACGTCATTTATGCAAAGACCCCCATTATCAAAAGATCTATTCCCTTTCTCGCAGAAATCCTGGAGGCGGAAACGCAAAAATCCAACATGCAACCCTCGACCTCCGGGGCTCAGCCGAGGACATGGCCAGGAACCTCAAAGACATCTCAGCCGAGTATGTCTTTTTCTGCGCGTACCTGGCACATGATGATCCAGCGGAATTGTCCCGCGTGAATGGGTTGATGCTGTCAAACTTTATCCAAGCATTGGAAATCACCGGTGCTATCAGAACAGTGAAGCGCTTTGTTCTGACCTGCGGCCTCAAACAATACGGCGTCCACCTGGGTAATTGTAAGCAGCCGCTCATTGAGGATGACCCTCTGCTGGAAGGCAACCAGGGTGGCACCACCTGGCCCCCAAACTTCTATTATGAACAGCAGCGAATCCTCAAAGAGGCCGCCGCACGAGGCAAGTGGGAATGGATCGTCACACTCCCGCAGGATGTGCTAGGCTACGCCCGAGGTAACTTCATGAACGAAGCCACCGCACTGGGTCTCTACTGCGCTGTCAGCAAGGCCCTCCCGGGCTCCGAGCTACCCTTCCCCGGTTGCAAAGCCAACTACTTTGCCTTCAACTGCTGGACGTCGGCAAACCTGCACGCCAAGTTCTGCCTCTGGGCGGCGACTGCCCCCAACGCCGGCAACAATATCTTCAACGTGATGGACGGCGATACGGAGTCCTTCCAGAATCTGTGGCCGCGACTGGCTGCGCGGTTCGGCTGTAAGATTCCAAACCCGATGTTTCCTCATGGAGGGACCCCGGACACACAGGGGT from Aspergillus fumigatus Af293 chromosome 8, whole genome shotgun sequence includes the following:
- a CDS encoding non-canonical purine NTP pyrophosphatase, translated to MPLTYKNTIPCAMIKAEQMKGPVLTEDSALEFLAINGLPGPYVYVTETLGLYAVQEFYSALEITDCVSFWLCAFSSRPGVEPVLFQGRVDSQTVTPRGSNGFAFDPIFEVQGRIRRDAQTKACQARSKNKVIYRWTTRISCQNCSARAQALS
- the psoD gene encoding cytochrome P450 monooxygenase psoD; this translates as MIISSYHLLWLALVAFILQYVAGIVSTRQRRQGAKVPPGPKGWPFLGSAPALAAVDTNGIIGIFKSWAEQYGSITQFSAMGDKQVILTEDKDARELFVRRGIKYSDRGAPHAVEYISMKQNPGFRPKDDGWRRQRSMIQSAINITSINKYQSLMDDEATFTVNALLQSPDSFHGEFLRYSYSVLTSSLLGFSVRSPSDPFIHHNETFTAELMNSFRPDCFPSNVFPVLRKLPMWLLPSLRTMERLRKEYVGEMWAFRRKIEKLVKEGSATECIYKHFLLHRDQYNVTEEESVHTFQAMIDGGTRSPHNNLLTFLFLMMEFPEWQKKLQEEVDRVVGRDRMPSYRDIPNLPTVRAIVKETVRYRSIVAEMGIGHCLQTDDIYKGYFFEKGTVFNAIFASILMDKDTYPDGKLFNPARWLEPSYPTYKEPLTTYPNCQGFPAFGYGRRACPGVDFAERTLVIMFAKLGWTMNIRWPRDEDGNELREELQYEPVPAPRPLKFGCRLEARDADRAKIVEEAAKHLKLQ
- the psoE gene encoding glutathione S-transferase psoE; translation: MVFGTLYTFPGDQCRTIAIKAVAKANGLDLDIRETPRTPDHLSISKLGKVPAFQGADSFKLFECMAIALYITSQNEQTTLLGKDKKEYAEIIKWMSFFNTEIVILMTQQLLPQLGVIPYDRDQVEFFANMTQRSVDVVEEYLQDRTFLVGDQLSLADLFCAGNISLGFQFFYGKAWRQQNPNVSRWYEMVCHQPIYAAVTDKFQLLDEPKLTNNPPEKKPETVPKNGAAVAIEATQA
- a CDS encoding fatty acid desaturase, which codes for MAPAMLNKNRVWTRGEIEGLIAEDHKIIILGDQVLKVDAWLPYHPGGIKSILHMVGRDATDEITALHSKEAQAHMQKYVIGRIHGKWENFLPPIQGGTFRMLTSKDVDDEAPSAEEDVSSSGQSTPPSTIFDSDETGDQVHLRRVGIDTPMSRDSSLSPTEPELSRYKSAEASAAHAISSDLSKYPRLDKKSQDEVASKYRQLDERLQSEGLYDCPYSSYAVESIRYLVLFVLFVTCLHYSYYALSGLFLGLLWHLLAFTVHDAGHLSITHGFHTDSCIGIFIADFLGGLSVGWWKRNHNVHHIVTNSPEHDPDIQHMPFFAISSRFFGSLRSTYYDRDMKFDTAARFFIKYQHYLYYPILLFGRFNLYRLAWAYLLDPAQAPRKGAAWWHRYLEMTGQVFFWYWYGFRTVYLSIPTWSSRIVFVLISHMVTAPLHVQLTLSHFAMSSADLGVDESFAQKMVRTTMDVDCPPWLDFLHGGLNFQVVHHLFPRLPRHNLRRAQPYVKEFCRDVGIPYVIFGFTRGNKEVISRLGEVADQLRVLEECRKVAAKDLIGGRHGR
- a CDS encoding alpha/beta hydrolase, with the translated sequence MDLGLALVITLLSAPLSVYLYRQIRASLEDIQHTPEELTFTPARSGPAAPGAQTFPKPVYPIDAFPGSRQFKTVYGTIHVFEWGPEDGEKVLLVHGLGTPCIALGDMAKELVRRGYRVMMYDLFGRGYSDAPNDLVFDARLYTTQVLLVLASSPLSWTGASAFHMIGFSLGGSIAVAFAAYHATMLRSVTLVCPGGLIRTSHMKPLDKMLYSSARVIPEWLRLRLFRESLEPRNGAACADVPGEMEDEDDVAFDDVPIAQDRPQVTVGDVIRWQLAANAGFVRSYLSTLRSALVYRRHDRTWRVLADELARRRVADALPGLPGGKVCLIVAERDVIVVGDECASDAAEILGAEAVETHVLGGGHEIAISRARDVISIAVRFWNRR
- a CDS encoding SDR family oxidoreductase yields the protein MPSAIVTGATGINGSAIVRHLCKDPHYQKIYSLSRRNPGGGNAKIQHATLDLRGSAEDMARNLKDISAEYVFFCAYLAHDDPAELSRVNGLMLSNFIQALEITGAIRTVKRFVLTCGLKQYGVHLGNCKQPLIEDDPLLEGNQGGTTWPPNFYYEQQRILKEAAARGKWEWIVTLPQDVLGYARGNFMNEATALGLYCAVSKALPGSELPFPGCKANYFAFNCWTSANLHAKFCLWAATAPNAGNNIFNVMDGDTESFQNLWPRLAARFGCKIPNPMFPHGGTPDTQGFREYEATTVRMPNRHPLAVHADRIGVSADDTPTLFLQVDPEKWAKRKDVNEAWAKLRDKYNLDQCGWDTATWDFLTFALGRDWSCVATMSKARRLGWNGYADTWEELEDTFRVLETEGILPPVDKLRGDF